A genome region from Triticum aestivum cultivar Chinese Spring chromosome 2B, IWGSC CS RefSeq v2.1, whole genome shotgun sequence includes the following:
- the LOC123041215 gene encoding uncharacterized protein, whose amino-acid sequence MAPTTPPIQRVTIRQIHPARHHLLLPRRPTTPPPRTTFFPFPLAPPQHHLQPPPLPSPTAPALASHRIGLSPSSHAWPASDPCIAAPPNHRVEGLLDPPRGRPPAASRRRMRLAGPSELGGHRRLSPPRSSTSSPHPAALYLGFFLSDHGPKFPTLALPWGSPLCPWPDAGRGVLGHHATPPLPSPSKAMRPFPAINGEVKGRSLGWSSSGVTLQFLFSFFINRFSCRWEWVVVSSPSWWPSTADSGDLMRATALRPLPAVPLAMPLLLLNPLNLCPPLHQRLLWPPTAPLQPKQFFRATPEALSSPMCRSPTTRPFLAAFYLGNASRHRLLLQSIPRHLQSSATTCVPMASFMQCGWARLAFYLVWTEGSLAA is encoded by the exons ATGGCCCCCACCACTCCACCCATCCAGCGCGTCACCATCCGCCAAATTCATCCGGCGCGCCACCACCTCCTGCTCCCGCGGCGCCCAACCACCCCACCCCCGCGTACCACCTTCTTCCCCTTCCCGCTTGCGCCGCCGCAGCACCACCTCCAACCACCTCCCCTCCCCAGCCCAACTGCCCCTGCACTGGCCAGCCACCGGATCGGCCTATCGCCATCCTCACACGCGTGGCCGGCGTCGGATCCATGCATCGCCGCCCCTCCCAACCACAGGGTCGAGGGGCTGCTGGATCCTCCCCGTGGTCGTCCTCCCGCGGCTTCCCGACGACGGATGCGCCTAGCGGGCCCGAGTGAGCTCGGGGGTCACCGGCGACTCTCTCCTCCccgttcctccacctcctccccccATCCCGCTGCATTGTacctgggcttcttcctctccgaccACGGCCCAAAATTCCCGACCCTCGCACTGCCCTGGGGTTCTCCTCTCTGTCCATGGCCAGACGCAGGCCGGGGCGTCCTTGGCCACCACGCCACCCCTCCCTTACCTTCCCCCTCCAAGGCCATGCGCCCCTTCCCCGCCATCAACGGCGAGGTCAAGGGCCGAAGCTTGGGTTGGAGTTCATCAGGCGTGACGCTGcagttccttttttctttttttataaatcGTTTTTCCTGTAGATGGGAATGGGTCGTGGTCTCCTCGCCGAGTTGGTGGCCATCGACGGCAGACTCTGGCGACCTGATGCGTGCCACCGCGCTTCGGCCACTTCCAGCGGTGCCACTGGCCATGCCCCTACTCCTCCTCAACCCCCTGAACCTCTGCCCTCCCCTTCACCAGCGCCTGCTCTGGCCGCCCACCGCTCCCCTGCAACCGAAGCAGTTCTTCCGAGCGACCCCCGAAGCTCTCTCCTCCCCCATGTGCAGATCACCGACAACACGCCCCTTCCTTGCCGCATTTTATTTGGGCAACGCCAGTAGACATCGCCTGTTGTTGCAGTCCATCCCACGACACCTTCA AAGCAGTGCAACAACGTGCGTTCCCATGGCGTCCTTTATGCAGTGCGGATGGGCGAGGCTTGCATTTTACTTGGTGTGGACAGAAGGTTCTCTAGCTGCGTGA